The DNA sequence TGAACGTCTCCTACAACTGCCTCGACCGTCATCTGGCCGAGCGCGGCGATCAAGTGGCAATCATCTGGGAAGGCGACGATCCTTCCGAACATCGCAACATCACCTACCGCGAACTGCACACCGAGGTCTGCAAGTTCGCCAACGCCCTGCGCGGTCAGGATGTGCACCGTGGTGATGTGGTCACCATCTACATGCCGATGATCCCCGAGGCCGTGGTGGCGATGCTGGCCTGTGCCCGCATCGGCGCGATCCACTCGGTGGTGTTCGGTGGCTTCTCGCCCGAAGCCCTGGCCGGGCGGATCATCGACTGCAAGTCCAAAGTGGTGATTACCGCCGACGAAGGCCTGCGTGGCGGCAAGCGGACGGCGCTCAAGGCCAATGTCGACCTGGCGCTGACCAACCCGGAAACCGCCAGCGTGCAGAAAATCATCGTGTGCAAGCGCACCGGTGGCGACATCGCCTGGCACCAGCATCGCGACATCTGGTACGAAGACCTGATGAAGGTTGCGTCGAGCCATTGCGCCCCCAAGGAAATGGGCGCCGAAGAGGCCCTGTTCATCCTCTACACCTCCGGCTCCACCGGCAAGCCCAAGGGCGTGCAGCACACCACCGGCGGTTACCTGGTGTATGCCGCACTGACCCATGAGCGGGTGTTCGACTACAAGCCGGGCGAGGTCTACTGGTGCACCGCCGACGTCGGTTGGGTCACCGGCCACAGTTACATCGTCTACGGGCCGCTGGCCAACGGCGCCACCACCGTCCTGTTCGAGGGTGTGCTGAACTATCCGGACATCACCCGCGTGTCGAAAATCATCGACAAGCACCAGGTCAACATCCTCTACACCGCGCCAACCGCGATCCGCGCCATGATGGCCGAAGGGCAGGCGGCCGTGGCCGGCGCCGATGGCTCCAGCCTGCGCCTGCTCGGTTCGGTGGGCGAGCCGATCAACCCCGAAGCCTGGAACTGGTACTACAACACGGTCGGCCAGCAACGCTGCCCGATCGTCGACACCTGGTGGCAGACCGAGACCGGGGGCGTACTGATCAGCCCATTGCCGGGCGCAACGGCGCTCAAGCCGGGCTCGGCGACCCGCCCGTTCTTCGGCGTGGTGCCGGCGCTGGTGGATAACCTGGGCAACCTGATCGAGGGCGCGGCCGAGGGCAACCTGGTGATTCTCGATTCCTGGCCGGGCCAGGCGCGGACCCTGTACGGCGACCATGACCGTTTCGTCGATACCTACTTCAAGACCTTCCGTGGCATGTATTTCACCGGTGACGGCGCCCGTCGCGATGAAGACGGCTACTACTGGATCACCGGTCGCGTCGATGACGTGCTCAACGTCTCCGGCCACCGCATGGGCACGGCCGAGATCGAGAGTGCCATGGTCGCCCACCCGAAAGTCGCCGAAGCGGCCGTGGTCGGTGTGCCGCACGACATCAAGGGGCAGGGCATCTATGTCTATGTCACCCTCAACGGTGGCGAGGAGGCCAACGACGCGCTGCGCATCGAGCTGAGAAACTGGGTGCGCAAGGAGATCGGCCCGATCGCTTCGCCGGATGTGATCCAGTGGGCGCCAGGCTTGCCCAAGACCCGTTCCGGGAAAATCATGCGGCGTATCCTGCGCAAGATTGCCACGGCCGAGTATGACGCCCTGGGCGATATCTCCACCCTGGCCGACCCGAGTGTGGTGCAGCACCTGATCGATACGCACAAGACCATGAACGTCGCCTGATAGTTACAGGTGTCGTCCAGGCCCCGCCCGGCTACTTGCCGCGCGGGGTTTTTTTCATTCGGGCGATTTAGCGGCTGCGTTTTCAAAGCCGGGAGAAATCGGCTAACAAAAAGAAACGTCCTACTGTTACTTGTGAATTCTCCGGTAACCAATGCTGTCACCGGTGATGCACAATTTCGGGTCGAAGCGACACATTGAGTGAGGGTTTCGGGGACTTTTACGAGCCATTTTTAACAAGATTGCTCGCTGGACTTGCCGGATTAGAGGGCTTTGCCAATAATAGGCCCGCAAATTGCTTTATAAACAGGTTTTATTTCTTTTGCTTTCGCATAATCTGCGCGGGCTGTCAATTCTTCCAAGTCACATTTCCAGCGCTTCTGTAACTAGTTGTCGCATTGAAGAAATATCGACTTCGGGGCTGTCGTTAAAATGCTGATCACTGGCTCGTGGCGTTCTGACACCCGTCGGCACGCGCAGGGCACTGTATTTCTCTGCTGTACTCATTCGCATATTGGGCTTGCCGCTCACTCTGCCTTGTTTCGCCCTTTACCGATGGAGTCCTGAGATGAAAAAACTCGCGTTTCTTGGCGCCCTGGCGCTGTCCGTGCTGTCGCTGTCGTCCTTTGCCGATGAAAAGCCGCTGAAAATCGGTATCGAAGCCGCCTACCCTCCATTCGCCTCCAAGGCACCGGACGGCAGCATCGTCGGTTTCGACTACGACATCGGCAATGCCCTGTGCGAAGAAATGAAGGTCAAGTGCGTCTGGGTCGAGCAAGAATTCGACGGCCTGATCCCTGCACTGAAAGTGCGCAAGATCGACGCGATCCTGTCTTCCATGTCGATCACTGAAGATCGCAAGAAGTCGGTCGACTTCACCAGCAAGTACTACAACACCCCGGCTCGCCTGGTGATGAAAGAAGGTACTCAGGTCAGTGACAGCATGTCCGAACTCAAGGGCAAGACTGTCGGAGTGCAGCGCGGCTCGATCCATGATCGCTTCGCCAAGGAAGTTCTCGCGCCACTGGGTGCCGAAGTCAAACCTTACGGTTCGCAGAACGAAATCTACCTGGACCTGGCCGCTGGCCGCCTCGACGGCACTGTGGCAGACGCTACCCTGTTGGATGACGGCTTCCTGAAAACCGATGCAGGCAAGGGCTTTGCTTTTGTCGGGCCAGCCTTTACCGATGTCAAATACTTTGGTGATGGCGTAGGTATCGCTGTGCGCAAGGGTGACAAGGCCAATCTGGACAAGATTAACGCCGCGATCGCTGCCATTCGCGAGAACGGCAAGTACAAGCAAATCCAGGACAAGTACTTCGCGTTCGATATTTACGGCAAGTAAATATGTCGCAGCGGTAAGTCCGAAATGGCGCAAGCAACAGGATCGCTGAAGTTTGCGCCATTTTTTCATCCCAACTTTCGAGGACCTGAATCATGTTGAAAGGCTACGGGGCTGTCATCCTCGATGGCGCATGGTTGACGCTGCAGCTCGCCTTGTCATCCATGGCCCTGGCCATTGTTCTGGGTCTGATCGGTGTCGCGCTGCGCTTGTCGCCGGTACGCTGGCTGGCCTGGCTCGGTGATCTCTATGCCACGGTCATCCGTGGGATCCCGGACCTGGTGCTTATCTTGCTGATTTTCTATGGAGGCCAGGACCTGCTCAACCGCGTGGCACCCCTGCTGGGTTACGAGGACTACATCGACCTCAATCCGCTGGCGGCCGGTATCGGTACCCTGGGCTTCATCTTTGGGGCTTACCTGTCGGAAACCTTCCGTGGTGCCTTCATGGCCATCCCCAAGGGGCAGGCCGAAGCGGGTTCGGCGTATGGCATGAGCAACCTGCAGATTTTCTTCCGGGTGTTGGTGCCGCAGATGATTCGCCTGGCGATTCCCGGCTTCACCAATAACTGGCTGGTATTGACCAAGGCCACGGCATTGATCTCGGTCGTCGGTCTGCAAGACATGATGTTCAAGGCCAAGCAGGCGGCGGATGCCACGCGCGAGCCTTTTACCTTTTTCCTGACGGTGGCGGCCATGTACCTGGTGATTACCAGTGTCTCGCTGCTGGCCCTGCGTTACCTCGAGAAGCGCTACTCGGTAGGCGTAAAGGCGGCTGACCTATGATTTTCGACTACAACGTCATCCTCGAAAGCCTGCCGCTGTACCTGAACGGCCTGCTGACCACGCTCAAACTATTGGCGCTGTCCTTGCTGTTCGGTCTGTTGGCAGCCGTGCCGCTGGGCTTGATGCGGGTTTCCAGGCAGCCGCTGGTCAACATGACGGCCTGGTTGTACACCTATGTGATCCGCGGCACGCCAATGCTGGTGCAGTTGTTCCTGATCTACTACGGCCTGGCGCAATTCGAAGCGGTACGCGAGAGCTTCCTCTGGCCATGGCTGTCGAGCGCGACCTTCTGTGCCTGCCTGGCCTTTGCCATCAACACCAGCGCCTACACCGCCGAAATCATCGCTGGCAGCCTGCGGGCCACCCCGCACGGCGAAATCGAGGCTGCCAAGGCCATGGGCATGTCGCGGGTCAAGATGTACCGGCGCATTCTGCTGCCATCGGCCCTGCGCCGGGCGTTGCCGCAGTACAGTAACGAAGTGATCATGATGCTGCAGACCACCAGTCTGGCGTCCATCGTGACCCTGATCGACATCACTGGCGCGGCCCGTACCGTGAACGCCCAGTACTACCTACCGTTCGAGGCCTACATCACCGCGGGCGTGTTCTATCTGTGCCTGACCTTCATTCTGGTCCGGATGTTCAAGCTGGCCGAACGCCGCTGGCTTGGTTACCTGGCGCCGCGCAAGGGCTAATGGACATGCAGCGCCCGGTCAAGCTGGCTGGGCGCCAACCTTTTCGTCGCGGGCGTGTGCTCAACGACTGACTGCTTTGTGAGAATCGACAGCATGTACAAACTTGAAGTCCAAGACCTGCATAAACGCTATGGCAGTCATGAAGTGCTCAAGGGTGTGTCCCTGGCAGCCAAGGCGGGTGATGTCATCAGCATCATTGGCTCCAGCGGCTCGGGCAAGAGTACTTTCCTGCGTTGCATCAATTTGCTCGAGCAGCCCCATGCCGGCAGGATCCTGCTCAACAATGAAGAGCTCAAGCTGGTAGCGAACAAGGACGGCGCCCTCAAGGCCGCCGACCCCAAGCAGCTGCAGCGCATGCGTTCGCGCTTGTCGATGGTGTTCCAGCACTTCAACCTGTGGTCGCACATGACCGCGCTCGAGAACATCATCGAAGCGCCGGTGCATGTCCTGGGCATGTCGAAGAAGGATGCGCTGGAGAAGGCCGAGCATTACCTGAACAAGGTCGGCGTGTCCCATCGCAAGGATGCCTATCCAGGGCACATGTCCGGTGGCGAACAGCAGCGCGTGGCCATTGCCCGGGCGCTGGCCATGGAGCCGGAAGTGATGCTGTTCGACGAGCCGACCTCGGCGCTCGACCCTGAGCTGGTCGGTGACGTGCTCAAGGTCATGCAGTCGCTGGCGCAGGAAGGGCGCACCATGGTCGTGGTTACCCACGAAATGGGTTTCGCCCGTGAGGTCTCCAACCAGTTGGTGTTCCTGCACAAAGGGCTGGTCGAGGAGGCTGGCAACCCTCGCGAAGTGCTGGTCAACCCGCAGTCCGAGCGTTTGCAGCAATTTCTTTCGGGCAGCTTGAAGTAGTCGAAATATTTCAAGACTGCCGCTGCGCACCAAAATAGGTCATGCTACGCGCCCTGCGTAGCCTGACCAGGCTCTTTCCCGTCGGAGTGCAGGCTGCTCCGGCCTTTGACACAATTCAGGTTTCGGACCGCACGTCATGACAACCCAGCGAATCGGTTTTCTCATCTGGCCCAGCACCAAAGCCCTGACTCTGGCGCTGGCGGAAGAGGCGTTGCGGGTCGCGCAAAAAGTGCATCCGGATGTGGTCTACGAGCTGCTGTTCCTCCAGGCCGAGCCGCCACAGGAAGGTGCCTGGCGCTTGCCGGGTGAACCCTGGGGCGGGCGCCTGGAAGGCTGTCAGAAGCTTTTCCTGCTTGCCGACGAGCCCCCCGTGGCGCTCAACTCCACGCTGGGCAGCGCGCTCAAGCAATTGGTGCGCGCCGGGTGTGTGGTCGGCGGTTTGTCTGCCGGTGTCTATCCACTGGCACAACTGGGTTTGCTCGATGGCTATCGGGCGGCTGTGCACTGGCGCTGGCAGGATGACTTCGTCGAGCGGTTCCCCAAGGTTATCGCCACCAGCCATCTGTTCGACTGGGATCGCGATCGCCTGACCGCTTGCGGCGGCATGTCGGTGCTGGATCTGTTGCTGGCCGTACTGGCCCGGGACCATGGCGCCGAGCTTGCCGGCGCGGTGTCCGAGGAGTTGGTGGTCGAGCGCATTCGCGAGGGTGGCGAGCGTCAGCGCATTCCGTTGCAGAACCGTCTGGGTTCGAGCCACCCGAAGCTGACCCAGGCTGTGCTGTTGATGGAAGCGAATATCGAAGAGCCGCTGACCACCGACGAAATTGCCCAGCATGTATGTGTTTCGCGGCGGCAGCTGGAGCGGATTTTCAAGCAGTACCTCAATCGCGTACCAAGCCAGTATTACCTGGAACTGCGCCTGAACAAGGCCCGCCAGATGTTGATGCAAACCAGCAAGTCGATCATTCAGATCGGCTTGTCCTGCGGTTTCTCCTCCGGGCCGCATTTCTCCAGTGCCTACCGCAACTTCTTCGGCGCGACGCCGCGTGAAGACCGGAACCAGCGGCGCAGCAGCAGTCCGTTTGAGTTGTCTTCGGCGCCAGCTGAGCGCGGTTGATTTATCCTGAATGAAGGCCCTTCGGGCCTTATCGCTGGCAAGCCAGCTCCCACAGAGTTCTCCAAGCTACACGGGTAATCTGTCTGGCAAAAATCCCTGTGGGAGCGAGCTTGCCCGCGATCGGCCGCAGAGCGGCCGTCCTCTCTGATTTCCGTTAAACTGCGCCTTTGCGAAGTTATTTGTCGCATTGCCGCAACCCTCGGTAAAACAGGGTTTGGCGCTATAAGAAGTTGTCGCTTGGCGGCAAGGCCAAGCTGAAATCAGTCCTTACAATCCCCTCATCGCTAGCCAGTTCCAGGCAGGCGTTCCTCTTCAGGAGACTCCGATGTCCGTTGAGCAAGCTCAAGTGCAACGCGCCGATTTCGACCAGGTAATGGTCCCCAACTACGCTCCCGCGGGTTTCATTCCCGTGCGCGGTGCGGGCTCCCGAGTCTGGGATCAGGCGGGCCGAGAGCTGATCGATTTTGCCGGCGGTATCGCCGTGAACGTGCTTGGTCATGCCCACCCGGCATTGGTCGGTGCGCTGACCGAACAAGCCAATAAACTGTGGCATGTCTCCAACGTCTTCACCAACGAGCCAGCCCTGCGCCTGGCCAAGAAGCTGGTCGACGCGACCTTCGCCGAGCGCGTGTTCTTCTGCAACTCCGGTGCCGAAGCCAACGAAGCCGCCTTCAAGCTGGCGCGCCGTGTCGCTCACGATCGCTTCGGTCCGGAAAAATACGAGATCATCGCCACGCTCAACAGCTTCCACGGGCGTACCCTGTTCACCGTCAACGTCGGTGGCCAGTCGAAGTACTCCGACGGTTTCGGTCCGAAGATCACCGGCATCACCCACGTGCCTTACAACGATCTGGACGCGCTCAAAGCTGCGATCTCGGACAAGACCTGCGCAGTCGTGATCGAGCCGGTGCAAGGCGAGGGCGGCGTGCTGCCGGCCGAGCTTGCGTACCTGCAGGGCGCCCGCGAGCTGTGCGACCAGCACAACGCACTGCTGGTGTTCGACGAAGTGCAGACCGGCATGGGCCGCAGCGGCGAACTGTTCGCCTACATGCACTACGGTGTCATCCCCGACATCCTGTCCAGCGCCAAGAGCCTGGGCGGCGGCTTCCCGATCGGCGCCATGCTGACCACCGAAGCGCTGGCCAAGCACCTGGTCGTGGGCACCCACGGCACCACCTACGGCGGCAACCCGCTGGCATGCGCCGTCGGCAATGCGGTCATCGATGTTATCAATACCCCCGAGGTGCTGGCTGGCGTCAAGGCCAAGCGCGAGCGCTTCAACACCCGACTGGAAAAGATCGGCCAGCAATACGGACTGTTCACCGAGATCCGCGGTTTGGGCTTGCTGATCGGTTGCGTCCTGAGCGATGCCTGGAAAGGCAAGGCCAAGGACGTCTTCAACGCTGCTGAAAAAGAAGGCCTGATGATTCTTCAAGCCGGTCCCGACGTGGTGCGTTTCGCCCCGAGCCTGGTGATCGACGATGCCGACATCGACGAGGGCCTGGATCGCTTCGAACGCGCAGTGGCGAAACTGACCCAGGCCTGATCCGGCTGCGGCAACCTTCGGCGGCCTGCAGGGCCGCCGGACCTGACTCCCATACCGAGTGCGTGATTGCGCACCCGGTCCCCTGTTCCCTCGTGTCGGCGGATGCCGGCCTGATTTCCTTGAAAGGAGTGACACCATGCTGGTGATGCGCCCCGCGCAAATGGCTGATTTGGGCGAAGTACAGCGTCTGGCTGCAGACAGCCCGATTGGTGTCACCTCCTTGCCCGACGATGCCGGTCGCCTGAGCGACAAGATTGCCGCTTCCGAAGCGTCGTTCGCTGCCGAAGTCAGCTTCAACGGCGAGGAAAGCTATTTCTTCGTGCTCGAAGACAGCGCGACCGGCCGGCTGGTCGGCTGTTCGGCGATCGTGGCCTCGGCCGGCTATTCCGAACCCTTCTACAGCTTTCGCAACGAGACTTTTGTGCATGCTTCGCGCGAGCTGAAGATCCACAACAAGATCCACGTGCTGTCGCAGTGCCACGACCTGACCGGCAACAGCCTGTTGACCAGCTTCTATGTGGTGCCCGAGTTGGTTGGCACCTCCTGGACCGAGCTCAACTCGCGTGGCCGCCTGCTGTTCATGGCCAACCACCCGGAGCGGTTTGCCGACTCGGTGGTGACCGAGATCGTCGGCTATAGCGACGAGAACGGTGATTCGCCGTTCTGGGACGCGATCGGGCGCAACTTCTTCGACCTCAACTATGCAGAGGCCGAGCGCCTGTGTGGCCTGAAGAGCCGCACCTTTCTCGCCGAATTGATGCCGCACTACCCGATCTATGTGCCGCTGCTGCCGGACGCCGCCCAGGAGGCGATGGGCCAGGTGCACCCGCGGGCCCAGGTCACCTTTGACATCCTGATGCGCGAAGGCTTCGAGACCGATCACTACATCGACATCTTCGACGGTGGCCCGACGCTGCATGCGCGGGCGTCGGGGATTCGTTCGATTGCCCAGAGCCGGGTCGTGCCGGTGAAGATCGACGAAACCGTGGTCAAGGGCGGGCGGCCTTATCTGGTTGCCAACGGCCAGCTGCAGGATTACCGCGCCGTGCTGCTCGAACTCGATTGGGTGCCGGGCAAGCCGGTCAACCTGAATCTTGAGACAGCCGAGGCCCTGGGTGTCGGCGAGGGCGCCAGCGTGCGCCTGGTAGCGGTTTGATACCTGGTATTTACCGGTCGAGTTCTGCGGACGCCCTGGGGCGTTCGCCTGAGGAGAAAGCATGATCGTTCGTCCCGTACGCAGCAGCGATTTACCTGCGCTGATTGAGCTG is a window from the Pseudomonas sp. LS1212 genome containing:
- the acs gene encoding acetate--CoA ligase; the protein is MSAASLYPVRPEVAATTLTDEATYKAMYQQSVINPDGFWREQAQRLDWIKPFTKVKQTSFDDHHVDIKWFADGTLNVSYNCLDRHLAERGDQVAIIWEGDDPSEHRNITYRELHTEVCKFANALRGQDVHRGDVVTIYMPMIPEAVVAMLACARIGAIHSVVFGGFSPEALAGRIIDCKSKVVITADEGLRGGKRTALKANVDLALTNPETASVQKIIVCKRTGGDIAWHQHRDIWYEDLMKVASSHCAPKEMGAEEALFILYTSGSTGKPKGVQHTTGGYLVYAALTHERVFDYKPGEVYWCTADVGWVTGHSYIVYGPLANGATTVLFEGVLNYPDITRVSKIIDKHQVNILYTAPTAIRAMMAEGQAAVAGADGSSLRLLGSVGEPINPEAWNWYYNTVGQQRCPIVDTWWQTETGGVLISPLPGATALKPGSATRPFFGVVPALVDNLGNLIEGAAEGNLVILDSWPGQARTLYGDHDRFVDTYFKTFRGMYFTGDGARRDEDGYYWITGRVDDVLNVSGHRMGTAEIESAMVAHPKVAEAAVVGVPHDIKGQGIYVYVTLNGGEEANDALRIELRNWVRKEIGPIASPDVIQWAPGLPKTRSGKIMRRILRKIATAEYDALGDISTLADPSVVQHLIDTHKTMNVA
- a CDS encoding ABC transporter substrate-binding protein; the encoded protein is MKKLAFLGALALSVLSLSSFADEKPLKIGIEAAYPPFASKAPDGSIVGFDYDIGNALCEEMKVKCVWVEQEFDGLIPALKVRKIDAILSSMSITEDRKKSVDFTSKYYNTPARLVMKEGTQVSDSMSELKGKTVGVQRGSIHDRFAKEVLAPLGAEVKPYGSQNEIYLDLAAGRLDGTVADATLLDDGFLKTDAGKGFAFVGPAFTDVKYFGDGVGIAVRKGDKANLDKINAAIAAIRENGKYKQIQDKYFAFDIYGK
- a CDS encoding ABC transporter permease, with amino-acid sequence MLKGYGAVILDGAWLTLQLALSSMALAIVLGLIGVALRLSPVRWLAWLGDLYATVIRGIPDLVLILLIFYGGQDLLNRVAPLLGYEDYIDLNPLAAGIGTLGFIFGAYLSETFRGAFMAIPKGQAEAGSAYGMSNLQIFFRVLVPQMIRLAIPGFTNNWLVLTKATALISVVGLQDMMFKAKQAADATREPFTFFLTVAAMYLVITSVSLLALRYLEKRYSVGVKAADL
- a CDS encoding ABC transporter permease, which gives rise to MIFDYNVILESLPLYLNGLLTTLKLLALSLLFGLLAAVPLGLMRVSRQPLVNMTAWLYTYVIRGTPMLVQLFLIYYGLAQFEAVRESFLWPWLSSATFCACLAFAINTSAYTAEIIAGSLRATPHGEIEAAKAMGMSRVKMYRRILLPSALRRALPQYSNEVIMMLQTTSLASIVTLIDITGAARTVNAQYYLPFEAYITAGVFYLCLTFILVRMFKLAERRWLGYLAPRKG
- a CDS encoding ABC transporter ATP-binding protein — its product is MYKLEVQDLHKRYGSHEVLKGVSLAAKAGDVISIIGSSGSGKSTFLRCINLLEQPHAGRILLNNEELKLVANKDGALKAADPKQLQRMRSRLSMVFQHFNLWSHMTALENIIEAPVHVLGMSKKDALEKAEHYLNKVGVSHRKDAYPGHMSGGEQQRVAIARALAMEPEVMLFDEPTSALDPELVGDVLKVMQSLAQEGRTMVVVTHEMGFAREVSNQLVFLHKGLVEEAGNPREVLVNPQSERLQQFLSGSLK
- the argR gene encoding transcriptional regulator ArgR — its product is MTTQRIGFLIWPSTKALTLALAEEALRVAQKVHPDVVYELLFLQAEPPQEGAWRLPGEPWGGRLEGCQKLFLLADEPPVALNSTLGSALKQLVRAGCVVGGLSAGVYPLAQLGLLDGYRAAVHWRWQDDFVERFPKVIATSHLFDWDRDRLTACGGMSVLDLLLAVLARDHGAELAGAVSEELVVERIREGGERQRIPLQNRLGSSHPKLTQAVLLMEANIEEPLTTDEIAQHVCVSRRQLERIFKQYLNRVPSQYYLELRLNKARQMLMQTSKSIIQIGLSCGFSSGPHFSSAYRNFFGATPREDRNQRRSSSPFELSSAPAERG
- a CDS encoding aspartate aminotransferase family protein; the encoded protein is MSVEQAQVQRADFDQVMVPNYAPAGFIPVRGAGSRVWDQAGRELIDFAGGIAVNVLGHAHPALVGALTEQANKLWHVSNVFTNEPALRLAKKLVDATFAERVFFCNSGAEANEAAFKLARRVAHDRFGPEKYEIIATLNSFHGRTLFTVNVGGQSKYSDGFGPKITGITHVPYNDLDALKAAISDKTCAVVIEPVQGEGGVLPAELAYLQGARELCDQHNALLVFDEVQTGMGRSGELFAYMHYGVIPDILSSAKSLGGGFPIGAMLTTEALAKHLVVGTHGTTYGGNPLACAVGNAVIDVINTPEVLAGVKAKRERFNTRLEKIGQQYGLFTEIRGLGLLIGCVLSDAWKGKAKDVFNAAEKEGLMILQAGPDVVRFAPSLVIDDADIDEGLDRFERAVAKLTQA
- the aruF gene encoding arginine/ornithine succinyltransferase subunit alpha, with protein sequence MLVMRPAQMADLGEVQRLAADSPIGVTSLPDDAGRLSDKIAASEASFAAEVSFNGEESYFFVLEDSATGRLVGCSAIVASAGYSEPFYSFRNETFVHASRELKIHNKIHVLSQCHDLTGNSLLTSFYVVPELVGTSWTELNSRGRLLFMANHPERFADSVVTEIVGYSDENGDSPFWDAIGRNFFDLNYAEAERLCGLKSRTFLAELMPHYPIYVPLLPDAAQEAMGQVHPRAQVTFDILMREGFETDHYIDIFDGGPTLHARASGIRSIAQSRVVPVKIDETVVKGGRPYLVANGQLQDYRAVLLELDWVPGKPVNLNLETAEALGVGEGASVRLVAV